The following coding sequences are from one Kallotenue papyrolyticum window:
- the pheT gene encoding phenylalanine--tRNA ligase subunit beta, whose translation MRVPLSWLRAFVDLPIAPEALAERLTMAGLEVSAIDYVGVEPPAGSPWAPDLQGPEPPRYIPWDPARVVVGEIVEVQPHPNADRLSVPTVSYGDGRTISVVTGAPNIKVGMRGQKVALALAGARLIDGHSATRRWLTLKPTKLRGVPSEGMVCSELELGLSDEHEGILFLPDDAPVGVPLRDYLGDVVLEIDILPNMARALSIIGVAREVAALLGQPLRLPEPHVVAEGPPIAGRAQVSVENAEDCPRFAVGLIEGVTVGPSPFWMQHRLRLAGMRPISNIVDVSNYVMLEWGQPTHAFDADKVADRHLIIRRAQPGETLRTLDNQLRTLSPEHIVVADTRGAQSLAGVMGGLDTEVTDQTRNVLLEAAIWKPSAIRRTAQAFKLPSEASRRFERGVDPELPPLALRRALELMRELAGGTVAAGLIDVYGQPYQPRRIELTTQEVRRLLGIELSAAQIADLLTPLGFECEVGVDSVLVIVPSFRQDVTFTADLAEEVARMYGYERLPQTRLADELPPQYSDAWLLGERMVRDTLVACGLTEAITYSLTGPEAIAALEGTPPDAAAYLRLANPIAPERALLRQSLLPELLRAVAADVREREQVRLFEVGRVYLPRPGEPLPDEPRRLAIVLAGRREPLSWHAAEAPLLDYFDLKGVLETLFERLGLREQVRFLPSDDARFHPGRAATLVTQAGRRLGLAGELHPDTRERLDIELRRVVAAELDLDALLELRAPARYRVIARQPAVDQDIAVIAPQHVAAEQIRALIRETAGPLLERLELFDVYEGAPIPAGQRSLAFRLWFRAPDRTLSDADVNKIRERIARRLQSDLGATIRA comes from the coding sequence ATGCGCGTTCCGCTCTCCTGGTTACGAGCATTCGTCGATCTACCGATCGCCCCCGAAGCTCTGGCCGAACGCCTGACCATGGCCGGCCTAGAGGTCAGCGCGATCGATTATGTGGGCGTCGAGCCGCCGGCGGGATCGCCCTGGGCGCCTGACCTACAGGGGCCGGAGCCGCCACGCTACATCCCCTGGGATCCGGCGCGCGTGGTGGTCGGCGAGATCGTCGAGGTGCAGCCGCACCCCAATGCCGACCGGCTCAGCGTGCCCACCGTCAGCTATGGCGATGGACGCACGATCAGCGTGGTTACAGGCGCGCCCAACATCAAGGTCGGCATGCGCGGCCAGAAGGTTGCCCTGGCGTTGGCCGGCGCGCGCCTGATCGACGGCCACAGCGCGACGCGCCGCTGGCTGACGCTCAAGCCCACCAAGCTACGCGGCGTGCCCTCCGAGGGCATGGTCTGCTCCGAGCTGGAGTTGGGCCTGTCCGACGAGCACGAGGGCATCCTGTTCCTGCCCGACGACGCGCCGGTAGGCGTGCCGCTGCGCGACTACCTGGGCGATGTCGTGCTGGAGATCGATATTCTGCCCAACATGGCGCGCGCCCTGTCGATCATCGGCGTAGCGCGCGAGGTCGCGGCGCTGCTGGGCCAGCCGCTGCGCCTGCCCGAGCCGCACGTGGTCGCCGAAGGGCCACCCATCGCCGGACGCGCACAGGTCAGCGTCGAAAACGCCGAGGACTGCCCGCGCTTCGCCGTCGGTCTGATCGAAGGCGTGACGGTTGGTCCATCGCCCTTCTGGATGCAGCATCGCCTGCGGCTGGCCGGCATGCGTCCGATCTCCAACATCGTGGACGTGTCCAATTATGTCATGCTGGAGTGGGGCCAGCCGACGCACGCCTTCGACGCCGATAAGGTGGCCGATCGCCATCTGATCATTCGGCGCGCGCAGCCGGGCGAGACGCTGCGCACGCTCGACAACCAGCTCCGCACGCTCTCGCCGGAGCACATCGTGGTTGCCGATACCCGCGGCGCGCAGTCGCTGGCCGGCGTGATGGGTGGCCTCGATACCGAGGTAACCGACCAGACGCGCAATGTGCTCCTGGAAGCGGCGATCTGGAAGCCAAGCGCGATCCGGCGCACGGCGCAGGCGTTCAAGCTACCGAGCGAGGCGTCGCGGCGCTTCGAGCGCGGCGTTGATCCCGAACTGCCGCCATTGGCACTACGGCGCGCGCTGGAACTAATGCGCGAGCTGGCCGGCGGTACGGTCGCCGCGGGCCTGATCGACGTGTATGGACAGCCCTACCAGCCTAGACGCATCGAACTTACCACGCAGGAGGTGCGCCGGTTACTGGGCATCGAGCTCAGCGCGGCGCAGATCGCCGATCTGCTGACGCCGCTCGGCTTCGAGTGCGAGGTCGGCGTGGACAGCGTGCTGGTGATCGTCCCCTCGTTCCGCCAGGACGTGACCTTCACCGCCGACCTGGCCGAAGAGGTGGCGCGCATGTACGGCTATGAACGGCTCCCGCAGACGCGCCTGGCCGATGAGCTTCCGCCACAGTACAGCGATGCCTGGCTGCTGGGCGAGCGTATGGTGCGCGACACACTGGTCGCCTGCGGCCTGACCGAAGCGATCACCTACTCGCTGACCGGCCCCGAAGCGATCGCGGCGCTGGAGGGCACGCCGCCCGATGCGGCTGCCTACCTGCGCCTTGCCAATCCGATCGCGCCGGAGCGCGCGCTGCTGCGCCAATCGCTCCTGCCCGAGCTGCTGCGCGCCGTAGCCGCCGACGTGCGCGAGCGCGAGCAGGTGCGTCTCTTCGAAGTGGGCCGTGTCTATCTGCCCCGACCGGGCGAGCCGCTACCGGACGAGCCGCGCCGTCTGGCGATCGTGCTGGCCGGGCGGCGCGAACCGTTGTCGTGGCACGCCGCCGAAGCGCCACTCCTGGACTACTTCGACCTCAAGGGCGTGCTGGAGACGCTGTTCGAGCGCCTGGGACTGCGCGAGCAGGTGCGCTTCCTGCCGAGCGACGACGCACGCTTCCATCCGGGTCGCGCCGCGACGCTGGTCACGCAGGCCGGTCGCCGGCTTGGCCTGGCCGGCGAGCTGCATCCCGACACCCGCGAACGCCTCGACATCGAACTGCGACGCGTCGTTGCCGCCGAGCTGGACCTGGATGCCCTGCTCGAACTGCGCGCGCCGGCGCGCTACCGGGTCATTGCCCGTCAACCAGCGGTGGATCAGGATATCGCTGTGATCGCACCGCAACATGTAGCGGCGGAACAGATCCGCGCGCTGATCCGCGAGACTGCCGGCCCGCTGCTGGAACGGCTGGAGCTGTTCGACGTGTACGAGGGCGCGCCGATCCCCGCGGGCCAGCGCAGCCTAGCCTTCCGGCTCTGGTTCCGCGCGCCGGATCGCACCCTTTCGGACGCCGACGTGAACAAGATCCGCGAGCGCATCGCCAGGCGCTTGCAGAGCGACCTGGGCGCGACCATTCGCGCCTAG
- a CDS encoding glycosyltransferase family 9 protein, with translation MLSHGARLPAVRKIAVLRANGIGDFIFALPALEALRAAYPHAEITLLGQAWHAGLLNGRPGPVDRVIVTPPSRGVNEGPDGPPVEDPAELERFFAAMRRERFDLALQLHGGGRYSNPFVLRLGARLTAGTRTPDAAQLDRWIPYVYFQNETLRWLEVVALVGAPPVGLEPRLWLTEADHAEVRAALPEDGSMLVALHPGAGAAMRRWPVERFAQLGDALAAQGATVVVTGARADEQPLVAGVVAAMRYPAHNLWGRLSLGGLAALFACSHVVISNDSGPLHLAITVGAPTVGIYWGPNVINAAPATRARHRPVIGWRLSCPHCGRHRLHAACDHDVSFVAEVPVAEVLAAARELLETARLRAPAQSAGQERG, from the coding sequence ATGCTGAGTCACGGAGCGCGCCTGCCCGCTGTACGCAAGATCGCCGTGCTACGCGCCAACGGCATTGGCGATTTCATCTTTGCGCTGCCGGCGCTGGAGGCGCTGCGGGCCGCCTATCCCCACGCCGAAATCACGCTGCTGGGCCAGGCGTGGCATGCCGGCCTGCTCAACGGACGACCGGGGCCGGTCGATCGGGTGATCGTCACGCCGCCGAGCCGAGGCGTCAACGAGGGGCCAGATGGCCCGCCGGTGGAGGATCCGGCGGAGCTGGAGCGCTTCTTCGCCGCGATGCGCCGCGAGCGCTTCGATCTGGCGCTGCAACTGCACGGCGGCGGACGCTACTCCAATCCCTTCGTGCTGCGCCTGGGCGCGCGCCTGACCGCCGGCACGCGCACGCCCGACGCCGCGCAGCTGGACCGCTGGATCCCCTACGTCTATTTCCAGAACGAAACACTGCGTTGGCTGGAGGTGGTGGCGCTGGTCGGCGCGCCGCCGGTGGGGCTAGAGCCGCGGCTGTGGCTGACCGAGGCCGACCATGCCGAGGTGCGCGCCGCGCTGCCCGAGGACGGATCCATGCTGGTGGCCCTGCATCCCGGCGCGGGGGCGGCCATGCGCCGCTGGCCGGTGGAGCGCTTCGCGCAGCTCGGGGATGCGCTGGCCGCCCAGGGCGCGACGGTGGTGGTGACCGGCGCGCGCGCCGATGAACAACCACTGGTGGCGGGTGTTGTCGCGGCGATGCGCTACCCGGCGCACAACCTGTGGGGGCGTCTTTCGCTGGGCGGGCTGGCCGCGCTGTTTGCGTGCAGCCATGTGGTCATCTCCAACGATTCCGGCCCGCTGCATCTGGCGATCACCGTGGGCGCACCCACGGTGGGCATCTACTGGGGGCCGAACGTGATCAACGCCGCGCCGGCAACGCGCGCACGCCACCGTCCGGTGATCGGCTGGCGGCTCTCCTGTCCACACTGTGGCCGCCATCGCTTGCACGCTGCCTGCGACCACGATGTCTCGTTTGTGGCTGAGGTGCCGGTCGCTGAGGTACTGGCCGCCGCCCGCGAGCTGCTGGAGACGGCGCGGCTCCGCGCTCCCGCCCAATCTGCCGGGCAGGAGCGCGGCTGA